The Flavobacterium praedii genome window below encodes:
- the murJ gene encoding murein biosynthesis integral membrane protein MurJ, producing MINIITIGFVTILVKGIGFYKEMEIGSHFGLSEIVDTFLIALLIPGFINTVFMSSFQNVFIPNYIAETRTTTTIASFLSACIIITFGLGILLMLISYFCTDIFLESVFKNHNLQYYQLIRSQFYIILPCVIFWSFSSLFSGILETKGFFGYSAISAVFTSIVILVCLFFLKNQMSYSLLAIGTLVGSIIELIYILLVSFYKKTVQIAKPNFKSFNIQMVYKQLPSKIGSGFLTGSTGFVNQFFAAQLAIGSIASFNYGMKIPAFLATILVLSIGNVVLPYFSTLVQENRAKAYRVLYQTLAITFVVSLFIAGILFLCSDAIISFLFERGNFTAQNTLVVSHIQKIVLIYIPFYIASIIIIKFLTSINKNSYMFYASVINFILSVTLNYFLAKKFAIYGLAIATTLVYSINFIVLFLCVRHQHKKESVQ from the coding sequence TTGATAAATATCATCACTATTGGATTTGTAACTATTTTAGTAAAGGGTATTGGATTTTATAAAGAAATGGAAATTGGAAGCCATTTTGGTCTTTCAGAAATAGTGGACACTTTTTTGATTGCACTATTAATACCAGGATTTATTAACACTGTTTTTATGAGCTCTTTTCAAAACGTGTTTATTCCAAATTATATTGCAGAAACCAGAACTACAACAACAATAGCATCATTCTTAAGTGCTTGTATTATTATTACTTTTGGGCTGGGAATACTACTTATGCTTATATCCTACTTTTGTACGGATATATTTCTCGAATCCGTTTTTAAAAATCATAATTTACAGTATTACCAACTCATTCGATCACAGTTTTATATCATTTTGCCCTGCGTTATTTTTTGGTCATTTTCATCTTTATTTAGTGGCATCTTAGAAACAAAAGGATTCTTTGGCTATTCGGCTATTTCTGCTGTATTCACTTCAATTGTCATTTTGGTTTGCTTGTTTTTTTTAAAAAACCAAATGAGTTACTCCCTTTTGGCTATTGGAACATTAGTGGGTAGCATTATAGAATTGATTTATATTTTACTGGTTTCATTTTATAAAAAAACAGTGCAAATTGCAAAACCAAATTTCAAATCCTTTAACATTCAAATGGTATACAAACAACTGCCGTCAAAAATAGGTTCTGGTTTTTTGACAGGATCAACAGGTTTTGTCAATCAATTTTTTGCAGCTCAATTAGCGATTGGTTCTATTGCCTCCTTTAATTACGGGATGAAGATTCCAGCTTTTCTCGCTACAATACTAGTGCTTTCCATAGGAAATGTTGTTTTACCCTATTTTTCAACCCTGGTTCAAGAAAATAGAGCTAAAGCTTACAGGGTTTTGTATCAAACCTTGGCTATTACATTTGTTGTTTCCTTATTTATTGCTGGAATTTTATTTTTATGTTCAGATGCAATTATTTCATTTCTATTCGAAAGAGGAAACTTTACCGCTCAAAACACTTTGGTGGTTTCTCATATTCAGAAAATAGTTTTAATTTATATCCCGTTTTACATAGCTTCGATTATCATTATTAAATTCCTTACTAGCATTAATAAAAACAGCTATATGTTTTATGCTTCCGTAATTAATTTCATTTTGAGTGTAACTCTTAATTATTTTTTGGCAAAAAAGTTTGCCATTTACGGTTTGGCAATTGCCACAACGCTTGTCTATAGTATTAATTTTATCGTATTGTTTTTGTGTGTTAGACATCAACACAAAAAAGAGTCTGTACAATGA
- a CDS encoding glycosyltransferase family 4 protein: MVKKKKIAFVIPCLEAGGAERVAVTLAHKFVHENEVFLFVLNKTKITFTIDSRIQIQFLKETYIPSKNWLIALKSNFIYLKKIIKTVKQNHIDILIGFTTTGNILAILSSFFHKSNSYISERNNPEIYQLSYLRKICIRILYPFTKTLIVQTSYSKNHFQHILKAHKIQVIPNPLDKNLISRREEYGKRENVILNVGRLDANKNQKLLLEAFANLNTKNWKLIFVGEGDLKIECQILAKNLGIANKVNFIETVPNIEKYYNNAKLFVFTSESEGFPNVLLEAMSFGIPCIASDCNSGPSEIIKHNENGFLFEVNNQKQLEKQMMELMENEVLRLKFSQNAIQSTLKYNSDEIYKKWESIMV; this comes from the coding sequence ATGGTAAAAAAGAAAAAAATAGCTTTCGTAATTCCTTGTTTAGAAGCAGGAGGTGCCGAGCGAGTTGCTGTCACACTTGCCCATAAATTTGTACATGAAAATGAAGTATTTTTATTTGTTTTGAATAAAACAAAAATAACATTTACCATTGATTCTCGTATTCAAATTCAATTTTTAAAAGAAACATATATTCCAAGTAAGAATTGGTTAATTGCACTAAAAAGTAATTTTATTTATTTAAAAAAAATAATTAAAACTGTAAAACAAAATCATATTGATATACTTATTGGATTTACAACAACTGGAAATATTCTAGCAATTTTAAGTAGTTTTTTTCATAAATCAAATTCCTATATCAGCGAAAGAAACAATCCCGAGATATATCAACTTTCCTATTTAAGAAAAATTTGCATCCGAATCCTTTATCCTTTTACTAAAACACTTATTGTTCAAACTTCTTATTCAAAAAACCACTTTCAACATATATTAAAAGCTCATAAAATTCAGGTAATTCCGAATCCACTTGATAAAAATTTAATTTCAAGACGTGAAGAATATGGAAAAAGAGAGAATGTAATTTTGAATGTTGGCCGATTAGATGCCAATAAAAATCAGAAACTCCTTTTGGAAGCTTTTGCTAATTTGAATACAAAAAATTGGAAACTAATATTTGTAGGTGAAGGTGATTTAAAAATAGAATGTCAAATATTAGCTAAAAATTTAGGCATAGCAAATAAGGTCAATTTTATTGAAACAGTACCCAATATAGAGAAATATTACAACAATGCTAAATTATTTGTATTTACCTCTGAATCCGAAGGTTTTCCTAATGTTTTATTGGAAGCAATGTCATTCGGTATTCCTTGTATAGCTTCAGATTGTAATTCGGGCCCCTCTGAAATAATTAAACACAACGAAAATGGTTTTTTGTTTGAAGTTAACAATCAGAAACAATTGGAGAAACAAATGATGGAATTAATGGAAAATGAAGTGTTACGTTTGAAATTTAGCCAAAATGCAATTCAATCAACGCTAAAATACAACTCAGATGAGATCTATAAAAAATGGGAATCAATAATGGTATAG
- a CDS encoding N-acetylmuramoyl-L-alanine amidase has product MKNYFYYFILLLIVASCATKNPHKATEKEYNAQINNLKETISAKEPIALKNEAFVVIDSVAYRYKSQLLNFKDTISKTDSNILNNGIVSEWVGTVNFNLRKPNFIIIHHTAQDSIQQTLKTFTLKKTNVSAHYVIARDGKVIHMLNDYLRAWHAGNSSWGKDTDINSSSIGIELDNNGNEPFSDNQINTLLALLTKLKKDYNIPTQNILGHSDIAPTRKVDPSKFFPWKLLALNGFGLWPDDILPCPPSDFNAEQGLQIIGYNTKNLSAAISAFKLHYIQTEVNDLLDEKTISTIYSIYKK; this is encoded by the coding sequence ATGAAAAATTACTTTTATTACTTCATTCTATTACTCATTGTTGCTTCGTGTGCTACAAAAAACCCACATAAAGCTACAGAAAAAGAATACAATGCACAGATTAACAATTTGAAAGAAACCATTTCTGCAAAAGAACCAATTGCTTTAAAAAACGAAGCTTTTGTAGTAATTGACAGTGTTGCCTATAGGTATAAAAGCCAATTGTTAAATTTTAAAGACACCATTTCTAAAACAGATTCAAATATATTAAATAACGGAATAGTGTCTGAATGGGTAGGCACTGTAAATTTCAATTTAAGAAAGCCAAATTTTATAATCATACATCATACTGCACAAGATTCGATACAACAAACTTTAAAAACTTTTACTTTAAAAAAGACTAATGTTAGCGCCCATTATGTGATTGCAAGAGATGGCAAAGTGATTCATATGCTAAATGATTACCTAAGAGCTTGGCATGCAGGAAATAGTTCATGGGGAAAAGATACCGATATCAATTCGAGTTCAATTGGAATTGAATTAGATAATAATGGTAACGAACCTTTTTCGGATAATCAAATCAATACTTTATTGGCTTTATTGACCAAATTAAAAAAAGATTATAACATTCCGACACAAAATATCCTTGGGCATTCTGATATTGCGCCAACTAGAAAAGTTGACCCATCTAAGTTTTTTCCTTGGAAACTTTTGGCCTTGAATGGATTTGGACTTTGGCCAGACGACATTTTACCTTGCCCTCCTAGCGATTTTAATGCCGAACAAGGTTTGCAAATAATTGGCTATAATACCAAAAATCTTTCGGCTGCTATTTCTGCTTTCAAATTGCATTATATACAAACAGAAGTGAATGATCTACTTGACGAGAAAACAATTAGTACCATTTACTCGATTTACAAGAAATAA
- the rimO gene encoding 30S ribosomal protein S12 methylthiotransferase RimO: MRTKSLKKNKINVITLGCSKNVYDSEVLMGQLRASGKDVTHEAKAEDEGNIIVINTCGFIDNAKAESVNMILEYADKKERGLVDKVFVTGCLSERYRPDLEKEIPNVDQYFGTTELPALLKALGADYKHELLGERLTTTPKNYAYLKISEGCDRPCSFCAIPLMRGKNVSQTIEKLVKESEGLAKNGVKELILIAQDLTYYGLDLYKKRALGELLEALVKVEGIEWIRLHYAFPTGFPMDVLEIMKREPKICNYIDIPLQHISDSILKSMRRGTTQEKTTQLLKDFRAAVPGMAIRTTLIVGYPGETQEDFNILKEFVQEMKFDRMGCFAYSHEENTHAYLLDDDVPDAVKQERANEIMELQSQISWDLNQEKVGKTFKCIIDRKEGGHFVGRTEFDSPDVDNEVLIDATKHYVKTGEFAMIKITEATEFDLYGEPV, from the coding sequence ATGAGAACGAAGTCTTTAAAAAAGAACAAAATAAATGTGATCACTCTTGGGTGTTCCAAGAATGTATATGACAGTGAAGTGTTAATGGGTCAGCTCCGAGCGAGCGGAAAAGATGTGACTCACGAAGCCAAAGCCGAAGATGAAGGAAATATTATTGTGATTAATACCTGTGGATTTATTGATAATGCCAAAGCAGAATCGGTAAATATGATTTTGGAATATGCTGACAAAAAAGAGAGAGGTCTTGTTGATAAAGTTTTTGTTACGGGTTGCTTGTCTGAAAGATACCGCCCGGATTTGGAAAAAGAGATTCCAAATGTGGATCAGTATTTTGGAACTACCGAATTGCCTGCTTTATTGAAAGCTTTGGGTGCCGATTACAAGCACGAATTATTGGGAGAACGATTGACTACGACTCCAAAAAACTATGCTTACTTAAAAATTTCTGAGGGTTGTGATAGACCTTGTAGTTTTTGTGCCATTCCGTTAATGCGAGGAAAAAATGTTTCGCAAACCATTGAAAAACTGGTGAAAGAATCAGAAGGATTGGCCAAAAATGGTGTAAAAGAATTGATCTTGATTGCGCAAGATTTGACGTATTATGGTCTTGATTTGTATAAAAAAAGAGCTCTGGGCGAATTGTTGGAAGCCTTGGTAAAAGTAGAAGGAATTGAGTGGATTCGTTTGCACTACGCCTTCCCTACTGGTTTCCCGATGGATGTGCTTGAGATCATGAAACGTGAACCTAAGATTTGTAATTATATTGATATTCCGTTGCAACACATCTCGGATTCTATTTTAAAATCAATGCGTCGTGGAACTACTCAAGAAAAAACCACTCAATTATTAAAAGACTTTAGAGCAGCGGTTCCAGGAATGGCTATTCGTACGACTTTGATTGTGGGTTATCCTGGAGAAACTCAGGAAGATTTCAATATTTTGAAAGAATTTGTTCAAGAAATGAAATTTGACCGAATGGGTTGTTTTGCCTATTCTCATGAAGAAAATACGCATGCTTATTTACTGGATGATGATGTTCCAGATGCAGTAAAACAAGAACGTGCCAACGAAATTATGGAATTACAATCTCAAATTTCATGGGATTTGAACCAAGAGAAAGTAGGCAAAACTTTTAAATGTATTATTGACAGAAAAGAAGGAGGCCATTTTGTGGGCAGAACTGAATTTGACAGTCCAGATGTAGACAACGAAGTATTGATTGATGCTACAAAACACTATGTAAAAACGGGTGAATTTGCGATGATCAAAATTACTGAAGCAACAGAATTTGACTTATACGGAGAACCGGTTTAG
- a CDS encoding OmpP1/FadL family transporter, producing MKKNLLLQLVVGLLFATSHAQEIKDAMRYSQSELQGTARFTAMSGAFGALGGDLSAIKVNPAGSAIFNNNQFAATLGNHNTKNKSTYFGSSTSTSDNSFDLNQAGGVFVFKNRNPNDDWRKFSLSINYENTNNYDNSLFSAGTSPIHSVGNYFLSYANTGNNGTPVPLEFVTRQVGESINDLYYFLGTELPNKQYQNLSGFDAQQAMIGYYDQGFIIDAEDLNNPNSKYISNVRSGGYYYQENTVVSSGYNGKLVFNSALQYKDKVFFGLNLNSHFTDYVQTTNFFESNNNTEDINYRVKSLNFTNNLHTYGSGFSFQFGTIIKATETIRLGFAYESPTWYNLQDEFSQRLSSVRTNSTNVSLSNIVDPNVINVYAPYDLRTPGSLTGSFAYVFGKTGLISIDYKYKDYSYTQYSPQNDPFFRLQNRIIQNELGSSSEVRIGAEYKIENFRLRGGYRFEGSPYKNATTIGDLNSFSGGLGYSFGAIKLDFSYVNIHNTGQEQFFSQGFTEKARINSNKNNFNMTVSFEM from the coding sequence ATGAAAAAAAACCTATTATTACAATTAGTAGTTGGGCTACTATTTGCAACTTCACATGCACAGGAAATCAAAGACGCAATGCGTTATTCCCAAAGTGAATTGCAAGGTACGGCTCGTTTTACCGCTATGAGTGGTGCTTTTGGAGCACTTGGAGGTGATTTATCAGCAATCAAAGTGAATCCAGCTGGATCTGCTATTTTCAATAACAATCAATTTGCCGCCACATTAGGAAATCATAATACCAAAAATAAATCCACTTATTTTGGATCTTCGACTTCAACAAGTGATAATTCATTTGATCTCAATCAAGCTGGAGGTGTTTTTGTGTTTAAAAACAGAAACCCAAATGATGATTGGAGGAAATTTAGTTTATCCATAAACTATGAAAACACCAACAATTATGATAACTCCTTATTTTCTGCAGGAACGAGTCCTATACATTCTGTAGGTAATTATTTTTTAAGTTATGCTAATACTGGGAATAATGGGACTCCTGTACCACTAGAATTTGTAACCCGACAAGTTGGAGAATCCATAAATGATTTATATTATTTTTTAGGAACCGAACTTCCGAACAAACAATACCAAAACTTATCTGGATTTGATGCACAACAAGCTATGATAGGCTATTACGATCAGGGATTTATTATAGATGCCGAAGATTTAAACAACCCAAATAGTAAGTACATTTCAAACGTTCGCTCGGGAGGATACTATTATCAAGAAAACACTGTTGTCTCGAGTGGTTACAATGGAAAACTAGTATTCAACTCCGCATTACAATATAAGGACAAAGTCTTTTTCGGACTTAACTTAAACTCTCATTTTACTGATTATGTACAAACTACGAACTTCTTTGAATCTAACAACAATACAGAAGACATCAATTACAGGGTAAAAAGTTTAAACTTTACCAATAATCTTCATACGTATGGTTCGGGATTTTCATTTCAATTTGGAACAATAATTAAAGCTACTGAAACCATACGATTAGGATTTGCTTACGAGTCACCAACTTGGTATAATTTACAAGATGAATTTTCACAAAGATTATCCTCAGTAAGAACTAACTCAACTAATGTGAGTCTTTCAAATATTGTGGATCCAAATGTAATCAATGTTTACGCTCCTTATGATTTGCGTACTCCAGGAAGTTTGACTGGAAGCTTTGCATATGTTTTTGGTAAAACAGGACTGATTAGTATTGATTATAAGTATAAAGATTACAGCTACACTCAATACAGCCCACAAAACGATCCTTTTTTCAGATTACAAAATAGAATCATCCAAAATGAATTAGGCTCTTCAAGCGAAGTAAGAATTGGTGCGGAATATAAAATAGAAAATTTTAGATTAAGAGGCGGATATCGTTTTGAGGGAAGCCCTTACAAAAATGCAACAACAATAGGAGATTTAAATAGTTTTTCGGGAGGTTTAGGATATAGTTTTGGTGCTATTAAGCTTGACTTTTCATACGTCAACATACATAATACAGGACAAGAGCAATTTTTCTCTCAAGGATTTACAGAAAAAGCTAGAATTAACAGCAATAAAAACAATTTCAATATGACCGTATCATTTGAAATGTAA